One genomic window of Streptomyces sp. NBC_00513 includes the following:
- a CDS encoding DUF3846 domain-containing protein, translating to MPTLLQDGGFALRIEPTGGFSLLDWGTETRPQDALAADRVRSVDLTTRLIMWTDELAAPLGLPANIPARHLLHAYQATPTPVCGAAVFTGSTHGGALLGLTEDQVFVLVDRFFSRHRDVPRPRR from the coding sequence ATGCCTACTCTCCTCCAGGACGGCGGCTTCGCCCTCCGGATCGAGCCCACCGGCGGATTCAGCCTGCTCGACTGGGGCACCGAGACGCGCCCGCAGGACGCGCTCGCCGCTGATCGGGTCCGTTCCGTCGACCTGACCACCCGGCTGATCATGTGGACCGACGAGCTGGCCGCCCCGCTCGGCCTCCCCGCCAACATCCCCGCGCGTCACCTCCTCCATGCCTACCAGGCCACCCCGACCCCGGTCTGCGGCGCGGCCGTCTTCACCGGTTCCACGCACGGCGGCGCTCTGCTCGGCCTCACCGAGGATCAGGTATTCGTGCTCGTCGACCGCTTCTTCAGTCGTCACCGCGACGTGCCCCGGCCGCGCCGCTGA
- a CDS encoding DUF6573 family protein, protein MTDKTLIDGTANPDSLGPDAMRWTPEPEQPAVSVVDIFGEVIHGYSRADALADGALIAVGDDVAREAGFGVPVALTAAAWADCVAWNDEDNRQTCQDESGRLWDVLRMTRYAIRRFAGVSSCTVELYHVPRDGESDESERTWLLATCGPGDDREPVLTISLPDED, encoded by the coding sequence ATGACTGACAAGACCCTCATCGACGGCACCGCCAACCCTGACAGCCTGGGCCCCGACGCGATGCGCTGGACCCCCGAGCCGGAGCAGCCGGCCGTTTCCGTGGTCGACATTTTTGGGGAGGTCATCCACGGGTACAGCCGAGCCGACGCCCTCGCCGACGGGGCCTTGATCGCCGTCGGTGACGACGTCGCCCGCGAGGCCGGGTTCGGGGTCCCGGTGGCGCTCACCGCGGCCGCGTGGGCCGACTGCGTCGCCTGGAACGACGAGGACAACCGGCAGACCTGCCAGGACGAGTCGGGCCGCCTCTGGGACGTGCTCCGGATGACCCGGTACGCCATCCGGCGCTTCGCCGGGGTGAGTTCCTGCACTGTCGAGCTCTACCACGTCCCGCGCGACGGAGAGAGCGACGAGAGCGAGCGGACATGGCTGCTCGCGACGTGCGGGCCTGGCGACGACAGGGAGCCCGTGCTCACGATCTCCCTGCCCGACGAGGACTGA